One segment of Triticum aestivum cultivar Chinese Spring chromosome 2A, IWGSC CS RefSeq v2.1, whole genome shotgun sequence DNA contains the following:
- the LOC123188365 gene encoding pentatricopeptide repeat-containing protein At4g18975, chloroplastic isoform X2: protein MAAGPFALRLGPRLAAPTVASATRGGGRGSGHPTTSRALVSKKPNKDHRLWIRKDSAGSGKKALCLVNTVSKLPNEKEAVYGALDRWTAFESEFPIIAAAKALEMLKKRRKWLQIIQVTKWLMSKGQVLTWTTYDTLLLALSMDGRVDEAESIWNTILQTYTRSVPKKLFSRMIQIYNTRHLPDKVLEIYADMEELGVRPDEDTTRRIGRAFATSGQEDKQKPVLEKYLKKWKYIHFNGERVRVRRAGPLA, encoded by the exons ATGGCGGCGGGTCCCTTCGCGCTCCGCCTAGGGCCGCGCCTCGCGGCGCCGACGGTGGCGAGTGCGAcgaggggaggaggacgaggaagtgGCCACCCTACGACCAGCCGAGCGCT GGTGTCAAAGAAGCCAAACAAGGACCACCGTTTGTGGATTAGGAAGGATTCGGCTGGGTCAGGGAAGAAGGCTCTTTGTCTTGTTAATACT GTTTCAAAACTACCGAATGAAAAAGAAGCTGTTTATGGTGCATTGGATAGGTGGACTGCTTTTGAGTCTGAATTTCCTATTATAGCAGCGGCTAAAGCTTTGGAGATGTTGAAAAAGCGAAGAAAATGGCTACAGATTATCCAG GTAACCAAGTGGCTGATGAGTAAAGGTCAGGTGCTGACATGGACAACGTACGATACACTGCTGTTGGCTCTTTCTATGGATGGAAGAGTAGATGAGGCTGAGTCAATTTGGAATACTATCTTACAAACTTATACACGCTCAGTGCCCAAGAAGTTGTTCTCTCGGATGATCCAGATTTACAACACGCGCCATCTTCCAGACAAAGTTTTGGAG ATATATGCTGACATGGAAGAATTGGGCGTGCGTCCAGACGAGGATACAACAAGAAGAATCGGACGAGCATTTGCAACTTCAGGCCAGGAAGATAAGCAGAAGCCTGTCCTTGAAAAATACTTGAAGAAGTGGAAGTACATCCATTTCAACGGCGAGCGTGTTCGGGTGCGGAGGGCAGGACCTTTGGCCTAG
- the LOC123188365 gene encoding pentatricopeptide repeat-containing protein At4g18975, chloroplastic isoform X4, whose product MAAGPFALRLGPRLAAPTVASATRGGGRGSGHPTTSRALVSKKPNKDHRLWIRKDSAGSGKKALCLVNTVTKWLMSKGQVLTWTTYDTLLLALSMDGRVDEAESIWNTILQTYTRSVPKKLFSRMIQIYNTRHLPDKVLEIYADMEELGVRPDEDTTRRIGRAFATSGQEDKQKPVLEKYLKKWKYIHFNGERVRVRRAGPLA is encoded by the exons ATGGCGGCGGGTCCCTTCGCGCTCCGCCTAGGGCCGCGCCTCGCGGCGCCGACGGTGGCGAGTGCGAcgaggggaggaggacgaggaagtgGCCACCCTACGACCAGCCGAGCGCT GGTGTCAAAGAAGCCAAACAAGGACCACCGTTTGTGGATTAGGAAGGATTCGGCTGGGTCAGGGAAGAAGGCTCTTTGTCTTGTTAATACT GTAACCAAGTGGCTGATGAGTAAAGGTCAGGTGCTGACATGGACAACGTACGATACACTGCTGTTGGCTCTTTCTATGGATGGAAGAGTAGATGAGGCTGAGTCAATTTGGAATACTATCTTACAAACTTATACACGCTCAGTGCCCAAGAAGTTGTTCTCTCGGATGATCCAGATTTACAACACGCGCCATCTTCCAGACAAAGTTTTGGAG ATATATGCTGACATGGAAGAATTGGGCGTGCGTCCAGACGAGGATACAACAAGAAGAATCGGACGAGCATTTGCAACTTCAGGCCAGGAAGATAAGCAGAAGCCTGTCCTTGAAAAATACTTGAAGAAGTGGAAGTACATCCATTTCAACGGCGAGCGTGTTCGGGTGCGGAGGGCAGGACCTTTGGCCTAG
- the LOC123188365 gene encoding pentatricopeptide repeat-containing protein At4g18975, chloroplastic isoform X3, translating into MTMLILCYKEPTSVIACVIVRRDNVVEFDPKIKRVSHVRQRSNYRVSKKPNKDHRLWIRKDSAGSGKKALCLVNTVTKWLMSKGQVLTWTTYDTLLLALSMDGRVDEAESIWNTILQTYTRSVPKKLFSRMIQIYNTRHLPDKVLEIYADMEELGVRPDEDTTRRIGRAFATSGQEDKQKPVLEKYLKKWKYIHFNGERVRVRRAGPLA; encoded by the exons ATGACCATGCTGATTTTGTGTTATAAGGAGCCAACTTCTGTGATCGCATGCGTTATTGTCAGGCGAGACAATGTCGTGGAGTTTGATCCTAAAATCAAGCGTGTATCGCACGTCCGTCAAAGGTCAAACTACCG GGTGTCAAAGAAGCCAAACAAGGACCACCGTTTGTGGATTAGGAAGGATTCGGCTGGGTCAGGGAAGAAGGCTCTTTGTCTTGTTAATACT GTAACCAAGTGGCTGATGAGTAAAGGTCAGGTGCTGACATGGACAACGTACGATACACTGCTGTTGGCTCTTTCTATGGATGGAAGAGTAGATGAGGCTGAGTCAATTTGGAATACTATCTTACAAACTTATACACGCTCAGTGCCCAAGAAGTTGTTCTCTCGGATGATCCAGATTTACAACACGCGCCATCTTCCAGACAAAGTTTTGGAG ATATATGCTGACATGGAAGAATTGGGCGTGCGTCCAGACGAGGATACAACAAGAAGAATCGGACGAGCATTTGCAACTTCAGGCCAGGAAGATAAGCAGAAGCCTGTCCTTGAAAAATACTTGAAGAAGTGGAAGTACATCCATTTCAACGGCGAGCGTGTTCGGGTGCGGAGGGCAGGACCTTTGGCCTAG
- the LOC123188365 gene encoding pentatricopeptide repeat-containing protein At4g18975, chloroplastic isoform X1 produces MTMLILCYKEPTSVIACVIVRRDNVVEFDPKIKRVSHVRQRSNYRVSKKPNKDHRLWIRKDSAGSGKKALCLVNTVSKLPNEKEAVYGALDRWTAFESEFPIIAAAKALEMLKKRRKWLQIIQVTKWLMSKGQVLTWTTYDTLLLALSMDGRVDEAESIWNTILQTYTRSVPKKLFSRMIQIYNTRHLPDKVLEIYADMEELGVRPDEDTTRRIGRAFATSGQEDKQKPVLEKYLKKWKYIHFNGERVRVRRAGPLA; encoded by the exons ATGACCATGCTGATTTTGTGTTATAAGGAGCCAACTTCTGTGATCGCATGCGTTATTGTCAGGCGAGACAATGTCGTGGAGTTTGATCCTAAAATCAAGCGTGTATCGCACGTCCGTCAAAGGTCAAACTACCG GGTGTCAAAGAAGCCAAACAAGGACCACCGTTTGTGGATTAGGAAGGATTCGGCTGGGTCAGGGAAGAAGGCTCTTTGTCTTGTTAATACT GTTTCAAAACTACCGAATGAAAAAGAAGCTGTTTATGGTGCATTGGATAGGTGGACTGCTTTTGAGTCTGAATTTCCTATTATAGCAGCGGCTAAAGCTTTGGAGATGTTGAAAAAGCGAAGAAAATGGCTACAGATTATCCAG GTAACCAAGTGGCTGATGAGTAAAGGTCAGGTGCTGACATGGACAACGTACGATACACTGCTGTTGGCTCTTTCTATGGATGGAAGAGTAGATGAGGCTGAGTCAATTTGGAATACTATCTTACAAACTTATACACGCTCAGTGCCCAAGAAGTTGTTCTCTCGGATGATCCAGATTTACAACACGCGCCATCTTCCAGACAAAGTTTTGGAG ATATATGCTGACATGGAAGAATTGGGCGTGCGTCCAGACGAGGATACAACAAGAAGAATCGGACGAGCATTTGCAACTTCAGGCCAGGAAGATAAGCAGAAGCCTGTCCTTGAAAAATACTTGAAGAAGTGGAAGTACATCCATTTCAACGGCGAGCGTGTTCGGGTGCGGAGGGCAGGACCTTTGGCCTAG